A segment of the Lelliottia amnigena genome:
ATTTTCTGCCCAGACGGCAGGAGTAAAGGCCAGCGCGAGCGCCAGAACGAGCGATGATTTTTGCATAGCGAGTGTCTCTTATTGTTGTGTGAACTGATTTTTCGGTTGGTCTAAGCCCAGACTCTCTCGCAGCGTTGTGCCGGGATATTCTGTGCGAAACAGGCCACGCGCCTGCAATACCGGAACCACCTGGTCGACAAAGCGCGGGAATGTGTCTGGCGTTCCGCCCTGGATGATGAATCCGTCAGAGGCGTACTCTTCAAACCACTGCTGCAAACCGTCGGCCACCTCTTCCGGCGTACCGGAAAAACGCGGGCGCGGAGAAGCGGCCTCGAGCGCGACCTGTCGCAGCGTTAAGTTACGCTCCCGTGCGTTACGTTTGATTTCATCGGTAGTACTGCGGAAACTGTTTTGCCCTAAATCCCCGATATCCGGGAACGGTTCATCCAGCGGATACTGGCTAAAATCATGGTGTTCGAAATAACGCCCTAAATAATTCAACGCATCATTTATGGACACCAGCGCAGCTGTGGTTTGATATTGTTGCTCGACGTCGTCAGCATCTTTTCCGACAATAACGCTGACACCCTGGAATATATGTAATTCATCGGCACGACGTCCGTGTAATTCAAGCTGTTGTTTCACGTCGCGATAAAACGCTTTGGCTTCGTCTAACGTTTCGTGATGGGTAAATATGGCATCAGCGTGTTTCGCCGCTAATTTTTTACCGTCATCGGATGCGCCTGCCTGAAAAACAATCGGACGTCCCTGCGGCGTGCGGCCAATATTTAAGGGGCCGGCCACCTGGAAGAAATCACCGTGATGGTCGAGCGTATGTAATTTTTCAGGGTGGAAGAACTGCCCGCTGTCTTTATTACGCACAAAAGCGTCGTCTTCCCAGGAATCCCACAGGCCCTTCACCACATCAAGATACTCATCGGCAATGCGATAACGCAGGGCGTGCTCGGGATGTTTATCGCGTGAGAAGTTCTTTGCTGAGCCCTCCAGCGGCGACGTCACCACGTTCCAGCCCGCACGACCATTGCTTAAATGATCGAGGCTGGCGAACTGACGTGCGACGGTAAAGGGTTCGCTGTAGGACGTCGATAACGTACCGACTAATCCCAGACGCGACGTTACACTCGCCAGCGCAGATAATACGGTTAGCGGCTCGAAGCGATTAAGAAAATGCGGAATGGATTTTTCATTAATATAAAGTCCATCAGCCACAAATAAGAAATCAAGCTTGCCCTCTTCAGCTTTTAACGCCGTATCTTTAACGAAATTAAAATTAATACTGGCATCCGCCGTCGCAGCGGGATGACGCCAGGCAGACATATTTCCGGACGCCCCATGTAAAATGGTCCCCAGCCGCAATTGTCGTGTTGCAGACATATTCACCTCTTAATAATTAAATGTGATGTAGCGCTTTTTCTGCAAGCTGCGAGAAATAATGTGCCGCGGGTTCAATTAGCGCTTCGTCAGGATTAAATGCCGGGTGATGCAGACCAAAAGGACTTGCACTGCCGATGCTGACAAACGCCCCAGGAATATGCTGTAAATAGACGGCAAAATCTTCGCCGCCCATGTGCAGGTCCGCGTGCTGCGTTTCGTAACCGGTTTCCCGCGCAATTGAGGTGGCAAAATCTGCCCCAGCGTTCGTCATTCACCAGCGCCGTTGGCCCGGCATACCAGGTGATATCAATTTGGGCATTAAAGGCGCTGGCAAACCCGGCGGCGATTTCGCCCACGCGCGCTTTAACATTCTGTTGAACTTCAGTGCGATGGGTGCGTAATGTGCCTTCCAGCTCAACGCTTTCTGGAAGAACGTTCCAGGTGTTTCCGCCCTCGATACGCGTGACGCTCAGCACCACCGAATCCAGGGGTGTTGATGTTACGGCTCGCCACGCTTTGCAGCGCCGTCACCAGCTGGCTGGCGAGCACGATGGCGTCCGACCCTTCGTGCGGCCGCGCCGCATGCGCACCTTTACCGGTGACGCGGAAAACGAATCTGTCGACGTTGGCGTAGAACGGCCCGCCGCGCGTGGCAAAGGCACCAACTGGTAAACCGGGCTCGTTGTGCATCCCAAAAATGGCGCTGACATCCTGCAACGCCCCGCGCGCACCAGACTTTTCGCGCCGCCAAAGTTCTCCTCAGCAGGCTGGAAAAGTATCCGAACCCGTCCCTGGAGATCCGCTTCGCGGGCTTTGAGCTGTAATGCGGCACCCAGAATCACGCTGGTGTGCACGTCGTGCCCGCAGGCGTGCATCACGCCGGGATTTTGCGAGCTAAATGCCACGCCGCTACGTTCCTCAATCGGGAGCGCATCGATATCCGCGCGCAGGGCAATCTGCTTATTCCCCTTGCCAATTTCCGCGACAATTCCGGTCGGCAAATCGTAGGGAAGAATTTTAATATCAGCAGCCGAGAGCCACTGGCGCAGACGGGCGGTGGTGTCAACTTCTTGTCCGGAAAGCTCCGGATGGCGATGCAGTTCACGTCGCCAGTCGATCAGCTGTTTTCCGAGGCTCATACCAACACCTCCCCGGCAAATTTTGCCTGCGCCAGCAAACGCAGGGATTGCGTGCGGGCGCTGCCATCTGCGACAGGCGTATCAATAATGAACTCATCGATTCCATAGGTCCGGTGCAGCGCGTCCAGTTGCTGCAGCACCGAATCGACTGTGCCTTTGATCAACGATTGCGCACGACGGGCAATGCGTAACGGCTCACTTCCAGCCTGGCGGGCAAAGGCATAGGCCTGCTCCTCACTGGCGACGGTGACGCGCTGTCCATTGGCCAGCTCCACGCCCCACACTTCGACTTTTTCGGCAAGGGCATCGGCCTGCGCCTGAGACGGTGCGACAATCGCCTGAACAGCCACCATCGCGTGACGAGTGCTGTTTTCACGCCAGGTTTTAAGCACATCGCGCAGAAGATTCACATCGCCATTGAGATGCGCGGCGAAGACAAAATCCCAGTCGAGCTGAGCGGCCAGGCGCGCGCTTTCGACACTTGCGCCCAGCAGGAATCGTTCTGCCGGGACGGCGGGAAGCGGTGTCGCCTGCACGGCGTCCTGTTGCGCGTCGCCAGCCGGTGAAAGCCAGTGATTCAGCTGCGTCAGTTGTTCGGCAAATGTGCCCTTTTCTTGTTGATTAAGACCCTGCTGCAACGCACGCGTTGAAAGCGGCAGTCCACCGGGAGCTTTACCAACGCCCAAATCCACGCGTCCCGGCGCAATTGAGGCCAGCACGTTGAAATTTTCGGCGACTTTATACGGGCTGTAGTGCTGAAGCATCACCCCGCCGGAACCGACGCGGATACGTTTTGTTTGCCCAAGGATCCAGGCAATCAGCAGCTCAGGGGACGGGCTGGCGAGTTGGGCGGTGTTATGGTGTTCGGCAATCCAGAAGCGGTGAAATCCGAGCGCCTCTGCCTGTTTCGCCAGACTTAACGTGCGCGCCAGCGCATCGGCAGGCGTTTCGTTCACCGCGACGGGGCTTTTATCCAGAATGCTGATTCGCCAGGACATGTTGTGTTCTCGTTTGACTTAACATGTCGTCATTATTTAGGGGCGATTTCACCTCTGAGAAACAATTAATTTACATTTGGTTTGCCAAAAATCAGAAATACAACGCCCTGCTAGAGGGATGACTTCAGTTCTGTGATGAGATTTTCGGCGTCCTGACGTGATGTTATGCGCACAAAACGGATGTGCGCGTACTTTGGATTATTCATGTCAGCGATATAACGCACGCGATTGCTGCGCCAGGTTTTGATCGTCCACAGCAGCACCGACTCGCGGCTAAAGAACGCGCGGCGGAAACTTTCACGATTACCTGTATCAGGCCACAGCTCCTGTTGTGTCATGGCGCGTTTTGCGGCGCGGCTCACAGCCTGCCATAGCGTGCGCGCAAAACCGTAATCCACCCACACAATGAGGTCAACTTCGCGCCACTTTATGGTTCGCGTGCGATTATAGTTGCCATCCAGTACCCAGCCGGACGAGGCGTTTAACGCGGTTTCCAGTTTAATCAGAAACCGATCGTCCGGTGTGCCCTGCCAGTCTGGCCGCCAATACAAGGTGTCCATTTCGATATAGGGAAGTGATAATTCAGCGGCGAGCCGCCTGGCTAACGTCGTTTTTCCGCTGCCGCTGGTACCGATAAGATTGATTTTCACAAGAATGACCGAGGGTGTTCAGAAAATGTACTGAACTATCATAGCGTTTTATGAATGTTAATGAAACGTCACGTCGATACCCCATTTTGTTGCGAGCATCCATAAACCCCTGCTTATTTGGCTTAAGTGGAGTATTTCATTTGCCATTTAAAATAGGTTATTCCGTTGTTTGCATTTTTATTACATAAGAGAACTTTAATAGATAAAAAATATTTAATTTAGGTTCTTTCTTGTTCACCCCCATTCTGTGGAAGAATGCGCAGGCCGTAATAAACACAACAATAACTTTTGTCTTGCCTGAACATTTTTCGGGCGGCTTCTTTATATTCTTGACATCACCATGGAGTTTTTCATGAGAAATAACACTCCTGTTACACAAAGCGAGTATTTGCTTAACGAAGAGTCGACGCTTATGTCGACCACCAATACACAAAGTCATATTACCTACGCTAATTCTGCCTTTATTGAAGCCAGCGGTTATAAAGAAGAACATCTTATTGGTGAACCGCACAATGTGATTCGCCATCCCGATATGCCGCCTGAGGCATTTGGTGACATGTGGTTTACCTTGCAGCAGGGTCAGAGCTGGACAGGGCTTGTGAAGAACCGTCGGGGTAACGGCGACCATTATTGGGTTCGTGCCAACGTTACGCCGGTGTATCAGGACGAAACACTCACCGGATACATTTCAGTGCGAAATATCCCGCCGCGTTCAGAGATTGAAGCCAGCGAACGTCTTTACGAACGCGTACGGAATAATGAATTAAGCGGTCATCGTTTCTATAAAGGGTTGGTTGTTCGCCGGGGTTTATTTTCATTCCTTTCACTCTTTAAAAAACTGAGCACGGCAAAAAGAGTGAACGCTGGGATTGGGGTTACCGCCCTTTTGGCGTTACTTGTCATTTTTATATCCCCCGAAAGGATAATGCAAAGCGGCGGACTTATTGCACTCTTTATATTGCTTGGGGTTTATCTTAATACCCAGATCAGTCGTCCTGTCAAAACGATAGTTCGGCAAATGCAACATGTCGTTTCCGGGCGTAAAGCTGATTATTACCATTTTGATCGCGTCGATGAAATTGGCATGATGATGCGTCTGGTGAATCAATCAGGTTTAAATTTACGCTCACTTGTCGATGACGTCGGTACACAAATCGCCGGGATAAGTACGATCAGTCAGCAGGTCGCAAAAGAAGGTGCATCTTTACAGGCGCGTTCAGAAGAGACGGCGGATGACCTGCAACAGACGGCAGCCGCCGTCGAAGAGATTGCCAGCGCCGTTGAGCAAACTGCCCAAACCGCAGGTGAAGCCATTTTAATGGCGGATCGCACCAGCGCCAGCGCGCACAGCGGCGAAACGGCCATGAAGCAAACCATCGGCATGATGCAGTCGGTGTCAAAAGACAACAGCCAGATTGTCGACATCATCGGGGTGATTGATCGTATCGCCTTCCAGACCAATATCCTGGCCCTCAATGCGGCCGTGGAAGCCGCGCGCGCTGGGGAAGCCGGGCGCGGCTTTGCCGTCGTCGCCGCCGAAGTGCGTAATCTGGCGCAGCATTCCGCCTCCGCGGCCAAAGAGATCAAGACGCTCATCGAGAAAAACGTCGCCAGCGTGAACGCGGGTGTAAGCATGGTGGAACAAACTGAAACGCATCTCACGGCGATGATTGGCAACGTGCTGCAAGTGACGTCGCTGATTAAAGAGATCGGGCACGCTACGCAGGAACAGACGCTGGCGTTGACGCTGATTAACGAGTCGATTTCCCGTATTGGCACGATGACCCATAACAATACGGGCATGGTGGATAATGTGACAAACGCAGCGAATCACCTGACGCAGCGCA
Coding sequences within it:
- the moxC gene encoding monooxygenase moxC gives rise to the protein MSATRQLRLGTILHGASGNMSAWRHPAATADASINFNFVKDTALKAEEGKLDFLFVADGLYINEKSIPHFLNRFEPLTVLSALASVTSRLGLVGTLSTSYSEPFTVARQFASLDHLSNGRAGWNVVTSPLEGSAKNFSRDKHPEHALRYRIADEYLDVVKGLWDSWEDDAFVRNKDSGQFFHPEKLHTLDHHGDFFQVAGPLNIGRTPQGRPIVFQAGASDDGKKLAAKHADAIFTHHETLDEAKAFYRDVKQQLELHGRRADELHIFQGVSVIVGKDADDVEQQYQTTAALVSINDALNYLGRYFEHHDFSQYPLDEPFPDIGDLGQNSFRSTTDEIKRNARERNLTLRQVALEAASPRPRFSGTPEEVADGLQQWFEEYASDGFIIQGGTPDTFPRFVDQVVPVLQARGLFRTEYPGTTLRESLGLDQPKNQFTQQ
- the yxeP_1 gene encoding amidohydrolase, yielding MTNAGADFATSIARETGYETQHADLHMGGEDFAVYLQHIPGAFVSIGSASPFGLHHPAFNPDEALIEPAAHYFSQLAEKALHHI
- the yxeP_2 gene encoding amidohydrolase, with translation MSLGKQLIDWRRELHRHPELSGQEVDTTARLRQWLSAADIKILPYDLPTGIVAEIGKGNKQIALRADIDALPIEERSGVAFSSQNPGVMHACGHDVHTSVILGAALQLKAREADLQGRVRILFQPAEENFGGAKSLVRAGRCRMSAPFLGCTTSPVYQLVPLPRAAGRSTPTSTDSFSASPVKVRMRRGRTKGRTPSCSPASW
- the limB_1 gene encoding luciferase family protein; its protein translation is MSWRISILDKSPVAVNETPADALARTLSLAKQAEALGFHRFWIAEHHNTAQLASPSPELLIAWILGQTKRIRVGSGGVMLQHYSPYKVAENFNVLASIAPGRVDLGVGKAPGGLPLSTRALQQGLNQQEKGTFAEQLTQLNHWLSPAGDAQQDAVQATPLPAVPAERFLLGASVESARLAAQLDWDFVFAAHLNGDVNLLRDVLKTWRENSTRHAMVAVQAIVAPSQAQADALAEKVEVWGVELANGQRVTVASEEQAYAFARQAGSEPLRIARRAQSLIKGTVDSVLQQLDALHRTYGIDEFIIDTPVADGSARTQSLRLLAQAKFAGEVLV
- a CDS encoding shikimate kinase, which translates into the protein MKINLIGTSGSGKTTLARRLAAELSLPYIEMDTLYWRPDWQGTPDDRFLIKLETALNASSGWVLDGNYNRTRTIKWREVDLIVWVDYGFARTLWQAVSRAAKRAMTQQELWPDTGNRESFRRAFFSRESVLLWTIKTWRSNRVRYIADMNNPKYAHIRFVRITSRQDAENLITELKSSL
- the aer_1 gene encoding methyl-accepting chemotaxis sensory transducer, which gives rise to MRNNTPVTQSEYLLNEESTLMSTTNTQSHITYANSAFIEASGYKEEHLIGEPHNVIRHPDMPPEAFGDMWFTLQQGQSWTGLVKNRRGNGDHYWVRANVTPVYQDETLTGYISVRNIPPRSEIEASERLYERVRNNELSGHRFYKGLVVRRGLFSFLSLFKKLSTAKRVNAGIGVTALLALLVIFISPERIMQSGGLIALFILLGVYLNTQISRPVKTIVRQMQHVVSGRKADYYHFDRVDEIGMMMRLVNQSGLNLRSLVDDVGTQIAGISTISQQVAKEGASLQARSEETADDLQQTAAAVEEIASAVEQTAQTAGEAILMADRTSASAHSGETAMKQTIGMMQSVSKDNSQIVDIIGVIDRIAFQTNILALNAAVEAARAGEAGRGFAVVAAEVRNLAQHSASAAKEIKTLIEKNVASVNAGVSMVEQTETHLTAMIGNVLQVTSLIKEIGHATQEQTLALTLINESISRIGTMTHNNTGMVDNVTNAANHLTQRTTRLQQAIAVFGG